From a single Rhizobium lusitanum genomic region:
- a CDS encoding MFS transporter, translating into MTALDSLRSLSPQQRNTVIAAYLGWTLDAFDFFILVFVLKHIAEEFHTDVPAVAVAIFLTLAMRPLGALIFGYAADKYGRRATLMADVLLYSVFEFLTGFSTGLTMFLVLRALFGIAMGGEWGVGASLTMETVPKEARGIVSGILQAGYPSGYLLASIVFFLLFPVIGWRGMFMVGALPALLVLYIRRNVEESPAFVERQKKPQRPFFTVLRENIPLFLWAVLLMTAFNFLSHGTQDLYPTFLETQRQYDSHTVGAIAIVYNIGAMIGGLTFGALSQRIGRRRGIVIAALLAIPIAPLWVYAHGPVMLAVGAFLMQFFVQGAWGIVPVHLNELSPDEIRGTFPGFAYQLGNLLASGNASIQAGLAMHWNGDYAFALLIVAVIVAAVVAVLAGFGFEKKDIRFGETGVEEPRSVTQT; encoded by the coding sequence ATGACCGCATTGGATAGCTTACGTTCTTTGTCCCCCCAGCAACGCAACACCGTCATCGCCGCCTATCTCGGCTGGACGTTGGATGCATTCGATTTTTTCATATTGGTCTTCGTTCTCAAGCATATAGCGGAGGAGTTTCATACCGATGTTCCGGCCGTTGCGGTGGCGATCTTCCTGACGCTCGCCATGCGGCCGCTCGGGGCACTGATTTTCGGTTATGCCGCTGACAAATACGGCCGGCGCGCGACGCTGATGGCGGACGTGCTGCTCTATTCGGTGTTCGAGTTCCTCACCGGCTTTTCGACCGGCCTGACCATGTTCCTCGTGTTGCGAGCGCTCTTCGGCATCGCCATGGGCGGGGAATGGGGTGTCGGCGCGTCGCTGACGATGGAGACCGTGCCGAAGGAGGCGCGTGGTATCGTGTCCGGTATCCTGCAGGCCGGCTATCCCTCGGGCTATCTGCTGGCTTCGATCGTGTTCTTTCTGCTGTTCCCGGTGATCGGCTGGCGCGGCATGTTCATGGTCGGCGCTCTGCCGGCGCTGCTGGTGCTCTATATCCGCCGCAACGTGGAGGAATCGCCGGCTTTCGTGGAGCGGCAGAAAAAGCCGCAACGGCCGTTCTTCACGGTGTTGCGTGAGAACATTCCGCTGTTCCTGTGGGCGGTATTGCTGATGACGGCGTTCAATTTCCTCAGTCACGGCACCCAGGATCTCTACCCGACCTTCCTCGAAACCCAGCGTCAATATGACAGCCACACCGTCGGCGCCATCGCCATTGTCTATAATATCGGTGCGATGATTGGTGGGCTGACATTCGGCGCGCTGTCTCAGCGCATCGGTCGGCGGCGGGGCATCGTTATAGCCGCGCTACTGGCGATCCCGATCGCGCCACTCTGGGTTTATGCGCATGGGCCGGTCATGCTCGCCGTCGGCGCCTTCCTGATGCAGTTCTTCGTGCAGGGTGCCTGGGGCATCGTGCCGGTGCATCTCAACGAGCTGTCGCCGGATGAGATACGCGGCACGTTCCCGGGTTTTGCCTATCAGCTCGGCAATCTGCTGGCCTCGGGCAATGCGTCGATTCAAGCGGGCCTGGCGATGCATTGGAACGGTGACTATGCTTTTGCGTTATTAATCGTGGCGGTTATCGTCGCTGCCGTGGTGGCGGTGCTTGCCGGCTTCGGTTTCGAGAAGAAGGATATTCGCTTCGGCGAGACAGGGGTGGAGGAGCCCCGGAGCGTGACGCAGACTTAA